Proteins co-encoded in one Novosphingobium sp. PP1Y genomic window:
- a CDS encoding TadE/TadG family type IV pilus assembly protein — MIGHGLRRMVSDLKGVMAVETAIVAPVIVLMALGTFEVGRIVSRQQELQSAASEAEGIVLAAAAGSGTSSDTMKSVIKDSLGLADNEVTLQQRFRCNLSSQLTADASTCDTDQPIYQYVLLDVTDTYTPIWTRFGVGKALNYRVERTIQVQ; from the coding sequence ATGATCGGTCATGGCCTGCGCCGCATGGTTAGCGACCTGAAAGGCGTGATGGCCGTCGAAACCGCCATCGTCGCACCGGTTATCGTGCTGATGGCACTCGGTACCTTCGAAGTCGGCCGGATCGTCTCGCGCCAGCAGGAATTGCAGAGCGCAGCGAGCGAGGCCGAAGGCATCGTGCTGGCCGCCGCAGCCGGTTCTGGCACATCCTCGGACACGATGAAGAGTGTCATCAAGGACTCGCTCGGTCTCGCCGACAACGAGGTGACCTTGCAGCAGCGATTCCGCTGCAACCTCTCCAGCCAGTTGACTGCAGATGCATCCACCTGCGACACCGATCAACCGATCTATCAATATGTCCTGCTCGACGTGACCGATACCTACACGCCGATCTGGACCCGCTTCGGCGTGGGCAAGGCCCTGAACTATCGTGTCGAGCGCACGATCCAGGTGCAGTGA
- a CDS encoding efflux transporter outer membrane subunit encodes MSRKPSFPRPSRTVGIAIAVAALGGCTVGPDYVSSAPDAPQDWTSWRSADPSLVAAPGTDAAMPADWWTSFHDPVLDDLVTQALAASPDLETAALHFAQARIQRSVTSSAGIPQVGAGADVTRQRQSEYGAGTRLFDAIGSDRDALAKLLSQPFTLYRGGFDASWEIDLWGKVRRSIEAADATIAQQGALLDQARLSVASEVASTYFELRTSQRDIALLREDIALLRDRISLVKARVDGGLDSHGVLDLEDVTLHGMEARLPAMLAQEAAHVNAIALLLGKTPGSLKDTLAPRGGETVQLPPDLSLGLPSEVALRRPDVRAAEAGMHAATARIGVAVADLYPSIRLGGGFGLESYRSQNLFDWASRNWSIGPSLDLPLFDGGRRRSVVKLRKLEQREAAVAFQTTVLKSWQEIDNALNRSMAARQEHESLAKKLGATRSSLGIAQARYDSGAINYLDLIDAKRALIQARRELSDNEGQLAVSYVTVNKAIGNTPQISLGGDVAHR; translated from the coding sequence ATGTCCCGAAAACCGAGTTTCCCCCGCCCGAGCCGGACAGTCGGCATCGCCATAGCGGTCGCAGCACTGGGCGGCTGCACGGTCGGCCCGGATTATGTGAGCTCTGCCCCCGATGCACCGCAGGACTGGACGAGCTGGCGCAGCGCGGACCCGTCATTGGTCGCAGCGCCAGGCACCGATGCTGCAATGCCCGCGGATTGGTGGACCTCGTTCCATGATCCGGTGCTCGACGACCTGGTCACTCAGGCCCTTGCGGCCAGTCCCGATCTGGAGACCGCAGCCCTGCATTTTGCACAGGCGCGCATCCAGCGTTCGGTCACCTCTTCGGCCGGAATCCCGCAAGTCGGCGCAGGTGCGGACGTCACCCGCCAGCGACAGAGCGAATATGGCGCGGGAACCCGACTGTTCGATGCCATCGGTTCCGACCGCGATGCCCTGGCCAAACTGCTCTCCCAGCCTTTCACGCTCTATCGCGGCGGGTTCGATGCCTCGTGGGAGATCGACCTGTGGGGCAAGGTGCGGCGGTCGATCGAAGCGGCGGATGCTACGATCGCACAGCAAGGCGCCTTGCTGGATCAGGCGCGCCTCAGCGTGGCGAGCGAAGTGGCCTCGACGTATTTCGAATTGCGCACCAGCCAGCGTGACATCGCCTTGCTGCGGGAGGACATCGCCTTGCTGCGCGATCGGATTTCGCTGGTGAAGGCCCGCGTCGATGGCGGTCTCGACAGCCACGGCGTTCTCGACCTCGAGGATGTGACGCTGCACGGCATGGAGGCGCGTCTCCCTGCAATGCTGGCGCAGGAGGCAGCGCACGTCAACGCAATCGCGCTGCTGCTCGGAAAGACGCCGGGTAGCCTCAAGGACACGCTGGCTCCCCGCGGAGGCGAAACAGTCCAACTACCGCCCGATCTTTCGCTTGGCCTGCCGTCGGAAGTCGCCCTGCGGCGCCCCGATGTCCGGGCCGCCGAGGCCGGCATGCATGCGGCAACCGCACGCATCGGCGTGGCCGTGGCGGACCTTTATCCCAGCATCCGGCTTGGCGGTGGCTTCGGCCTTGAATCCTACCGCAGCCAGAACCTCTTCGATTGGGCCAGCCGCAACTGGTCGATCGGTCCCAGCCTGGATCTCCCTCTTTTCGATGGTGGACGGCGACGCAGCGTCGTCAAGCTGCGCAAGCTGGAGCAGCGCGAGGCCGCCGTCGCGTTCCAGACTACCGTGCTCAAGTCCTGGCAGGAAATCGACAACGCCCTCAACCGCTCCATGGCGGCGCGCCAAGAGCATGAAAGCCTGGCGAAAAAGCTCGGGGCTACGCGGTCGTCCCTAGGCATCGCACAAGCGCGTTATGACAGCGGGGCGATCAACTACCTCGACCTGATCGACGCGAAACGGGCGCTGATCCAAGCCCGCCGGGAGCTGTCCGACAACGAGGGGCAACTGGCCGTCAGCTATGTCACCGTCAACAAGGCGATCGGCAATACTCCGCAGATTTCCCTAGGTGGGGATGTCGCCCATCGCTGA
- a CDS encoding pyruvate dehydrogenase complex E1 component subunit beta yields MAIELKMPALSPTMEEGKLAKWLVKEGDEVSSGDILAEIETDKATMEFEAVDEGTIGKIVVAEGTENVKVGTVIAVLAGEGEDASAVAESVSQAPAPAPASSEPAKAEEAPAPARKDPEVPHGTNMKTSTVREALRDAMAEEMRRDERVFVMGEEVAEYQGAYKVTQGLLEEFGPKRVIDTPITEYGFAGIGTGAAMGGLRPIVEFMTFNFAMQAIDHIINSAAKTNYMSGGQMRCPVVFRGPNGAASRVGAQHSQNYGPWYANVPGLVVIAPYDASDAKGLLKAAIRSEDPVVFLENELIYGRSFELPELDDHVLPIGKARIMREGKDVTIVSYSIGVGLALEAAEQLAGEGIDAEVIDLRTLRPLDKQTILESLAKTNRLVVAEEGFPVCSIASEVIAICMEEGFDDLDAPVLRVCNEDVPLPYAANLEKAALIDTPRIVEAVKKVCYQG; encoded by the coding sequence ATGGCGATCGAACTGAAGATGCCCGCGCTCTCGCCGACGATGGAAGAGGGCAAGCTTGCCAAGTGGCTGGTCAAGGAGGGCGACGAAGTCTCCTCCGGCGATATCCTTGCCGAGATCGAGACCGACAAGGCTACGATGGAATTCGAAGCCGTCGATGAAGGCACGATCGGCAAGATCGTCGTTGCCGAAGGTACCGAGAACGTGAAGGTCGGCACCGTGATCGCCGTCCTAGCCGGTGAAGGCGAGGATGCCTCGGCCGTGGCCGAAAGCGTTTCGCAAGCTCCGGCTCCGGCGCCCGCTTCCTCCGAGCCTGCCAAGGCAGAAGAAGCCCCGGCCCCTGCGCGCAAGGATCCGGAAGTGCCGCATGGCACCAACATGAAGACCTCGACCGTTCGCGAAGCCCTGCGCGACGCGATGGCCGAGGAAATGCGCCGCGACGAGCGCGTCTTCGTGATGGGCGAGGAAGTCGCCGAGTACCAGGGCGCCTACAAGGTGACCCAGGGCCTGCTCGAGGAATTCGGCCCCAAGCGCGTCATCGACACCCCAATCACCGAATACGGCTTTGCCGGTATCGGAACCGGTGCGGCGATGGGCGGCCTGCGTCCGATCGTCGAGTTCATGACCTTCAACTTCGCCATGCAGGCGATTGACCACATCATCAACTCGGCGGCCAAGACGAACTACATGTCCGGCGGCCAGATGCGCTGCCCGGTCGTGTTCCGCGGCCCCAACGGCGCGGCTTCGCGCGTGGGCGCACAGCACTCGCAGAACTACGGCCCGTGGTATGCCAACGTTCCGGGTCTGGTGGTCATCGCGCCTTATGACGCGTCGGACGCAAAGGGCCTGCTCAAGGCGGCGATCCGCAGCGAAGACCCGGTGGTCTTCCTTGAAAACGAACTGATCTACGGGCGTTCCTTCGAGCTGCCGGAACTCGACGACCATGTCCTGCCGATCGGTAAGGCGCGCATCATGCGCGAGGGCAAGGATGTCACCATCGTTTCCTACTCGATCGGCGTCGGCCTGGCGCTGGAAGCCGCCGAACAGCTGGCCGGCGAAGGCATCGATGCCGAAGTCATCGACCTGCGCACCCTGCGTCCGCTCGACAAGCAGACGATCCTGGAAAGCCTCGCAAAGACGAACCGTCTCGTCGTTGCCGAGGAAGGCTTCCCGGTCTGCTCGATCGCTTCGGAAGTCATTGCGATCTGCATGGAAGAAGGCTTCGACGATCTCGATGCCCCCGTCCTACGCGTGTGCAACGAGGACGTGCCGCTGCCTTATGCGGCCAACCTTGAAAAGGCCGCACTGATTGACACGCCCCGCATCGTCGAGGCAGTCAAGAAGGTCTGCTACCAGGGCTGA
- the pdhA gene encoding pyruvate dehydrogenase (acetyl-transferring) E1 component subunit alpha: MPKAKTDAQPGANSNGSPAEDQDFVLRSLQEAHAADRRYKASKEELLKLYEQMLLIRRFEEKAGQLYGLGLIGGFCHLYIGQEAVAVGLQSALDGNKDSVITGYRDHGHMLAYGIDPKVIMAELTGRHSGISKGKGGSMHMFSVEHRFYGGHGIVGAQVSLGTGLAFAHKYREDGGVAMAYFGDGAANQGQVYESFNMAALWNLPIIFVIENNQYAMGTAVARSSAETHFYRRGTAFRIPGMQVDGMDVLEVRKAAEVALEHVRGGNGPVLMELNTYRYRGHSMSDPAKYRSREEVQGVRDKRDPIEHAKAELMEMGLDEAELKAIDKRVRAQVAESADFAENSPEPDMSELYTDVLVERY, encoded by the coding sequence TTGCCCAAAGCCAAGACTGACGCCCAGCCCGGCGCAAATTCGAACGGGTCGCCGGCAGAGGACCAGGACTTTGTCCTGCGCAGCCTCCAGGAAGCCCATGCGGCCGATCGCCGCTACAAGGCGAGCAAGGAAGAACTTCTCAAGCTCTATGAGCAGATGTTGCTCATCCGCCGTTTCGAGGAGAAGGCCGGCCAGCTTTACGGCCTCGGCCTGATCGGCGGTTTCTGCCACCTCTACATCGGCCAGGAAGCTGTCGCTGTCGGCCTGCAGTCCGCGCTCGACGGCAACAAGGACTCGGTGATCACCGGCTATCGCGACCATGGCCACATGCTGGCCTACGGCATCGATCCGAAAGTCATCATGGCCGAACTGACCGGACGCCATTCGGGTATCTCGAAGGGCAAGGGCGGCTCGATGCACATGTTCAGTGTCGAGCATCGCTTCTACGGCGGCCACGGCATTGTCGGTGCACAGGTCTCGCTCGGTACCGGTCTCGCTTTCGCGCACAAGTACCGTGAAGACGGCGGCGTCGCGATGGCCTACTTCGGTGACGGCGCGGCGAACCAGGGCCAGGTCTACGAGAGCTTCAACATGGCGGCCCTGTGGAACCTCCCGATCATCTTCGTGATCGAGAACAACCAGTACGCGATGGGCACGGCCGTCGCCCGTTCGTCGGCAGAGACGCACTTCTACCGTCGCGGCACTGCGTTCCGAATTCCCGGCATGCAGGTCGACGGCATGGACGTGCTCGAGGTCCGCAAGGCGGCCGAAGTCGCGCTCGAGCATGTGCGCGGCGGCAACGGCCCCGTGCTGATGGAACTCAACACCTACCGCTATCGCGGCCACTCGATGTCCGACCCGGCCAAGTATCGCAGCCGCGAGGAAGTCCAGGGCGTGCGCGACAAGCGTGACCCGATCGAGCATGCCAAGGCCGAGCTCATGGAAATGGGCCTGGACGAGGCTGAACTGAAGGCGATCGACAAGCGCGTTCGCGCCCAGGTCGCCGAATCCGCCGACTTTGCAGAGAATTCACCCGAGCCCGATATGTCCGAACTCTATACCGACGTCCTGGTGGAGCGTTACTGA
- a CDS encoding lysoplasmalogenase family protein produces the protein MPRRALIERRPWLLGSVLAALAFIWLENSRFPGLYLLGLKAAPLLLLAVYAVLHHRGNDTRMLAGMLVCEGVGTALYDYLPYASIVLIIIGFGLGIGLFTSHRRAQLTGSQKAAVTAILLITPVIGFLLASPEMRITALVFMVAVGGMAASAWASTFPRYRVGAGAVVIMAANLLAVAAEGLMQRELWMAHFAWPLFYFGNLMLSTGVTVELRSRR, from the coding sequence ATGCCAAGGCGCGCACTCATCGAAAGAAGGCCCTGGCTACTAGGCAGCGTGCTTGCCGCGCTGGCTTTCATCTGGCTGGAAAACAGCCGGTTTCCGGGCCTTTACCTGCTTGGCCTGAAAGCCGCGCCTCTGCTATTGCTCGCGGTCTATGCCGTCCTGCACCATCGCGGCAACGACACCCGAATGTTGGCGGGTATGCTGGTTTGCGAAGGGGTCGGAACGGCCCTTTACGACTATCTCCCTTACGCCTCGATCGTCCTGATCATCATCGGCTTCGGCCTGGGGATCGGGCTTTTTACCTCGCATCGCCGTGCGCAGTTGACCGGGTCGCAGAAAGCCGCCGTCACCGCGATCCTGCTGATCACGCCGGTGATCGGTTTTCTCCTGGCATCGCCCGAAATGCGCATTACCGCGCTCGTCTTCATGGTTGCCGTTGGCGGCATGGCCGCAAGCGCCTGGGCGAGCACCTTTCCGCGCTACCGGGTGGGGGCAGGGGCTGTGGTCATCATGGCCGCGAACCTGCTTGCCGTCGCAGCGGAGGGCCTCATGCAGCGTGAGCTGTGGATGGCGCATTTCGCCTGGCCGCTGTTCTACTTCGGCAACCTGATGCTTTCCACCGGCGTGACCGTGGAACTGCGCTCACGCCGATAA
- the trmFO gene encoding methylenetetrahydrofolate--tRNA-(uracil(54)-C(5))-methyltransferase (FADH(2)-oxidizing) TrmFO → MTAQPEYDVHIIGGGLAGSEAAWQLARRGLRVRLSEMRGTGERSPAHQTDGLAEMVCSNSFRSDDDEKNAVGLLHHEMRRCDSVIMAAAAKAQVPAGSALAVDREVFSAEVEARLQSLPTLDIVRERIDTLPDSGLTIVATGPLTAETLAGSIGKATGSDSLAFFDAIAPIVYHDTIDMDICWKASRWDKPSKFGGEAKDYINCPMDKDQYLAFHQALLDGEKTAFKEWEANTPYFDGCMPIEVMAERGVDTLRFGPMKPVGLDNPHWATEEHPNGRWAYAVVQLRQDNKLGTLWNMVGFQTKLKHAEQVRLFRTIPGLEKAEFARLGGLHRNTFLNSPVLLDRQLRLKSAPHVRFAGQITGCEGYVESAAVGLMAGLMTAAELGGLVWQGPPATTAMGALLSHITGDAEAESYQPMNVNFGLFPPLHEVKKKQRKEAYTERAKEDIGAWLQTLAPAA, encoded by the coding sequence ATGACAGCACAACCCGAATACGACGTTCACATTATCGGCGGCGGCCTCGCAGGCAGCGAGGCGGCCTGGCAACTCGCGCGGCGCGGCCTTCGCGTGCGCCTGTCAGAAATGCGCGGCACGGGAGAGCGCAGCCCGGCGCACCAGACCGACGGCCTGGCCGAGATGGTCTGCTCCAATTCCTTCCGTTCGGACGATGACGAGAAGAACGCGGTTGGCCTGCTCCATCACGAGATGCGCCGCTGCGATTCGGTGATCATGGCTGCGGCTGCCAAGGCGCAGGTACCCGCAGGTTCGGCGCTGGCAGTCGACCGCGAGGTATTCTCCGCCGAAGTCGAAGCCCGCCTCCAGTCGCTGCCGACGCTCGACATCGTGCGCGAGCGCATCGACACCCTGCCCGATAGCGGCCTGACCATCGTTGCCACTGGGCCGCTTACGGCCGAAACACTGGCCGGCAGCATCGGCAAGGCGACCGGCTCGGATAGCCTCGCCTTCTTCGATGCCATCGCTCCGATCGTCTACCACGACACGATCGACATGGACATCTGCTGGAAGGCCTCGCGCTGGGACAAGCCCTCCAAGTTCGGCGGGGAAGCCAAGGACTACATCAACTGTCCAATGGACAAGGACCAGTATCTGGCCTTCCACCAGGCCCTGCTCGACGGCGAAAAGACCGCGTTCAAGGAGTGGGAAGCCAACACCCCCTACTTCGACGGTTGCATGCCGATCGAGGTCATGGCCGAACGCGGTGTCGACACCCTGCGCTTCGGGCCGATGAAGCCGGTGGGGCTCGACAACCCGCACTGGGCGACCGAGGAACATCCCAACGGGCGCTGGGCCTATGCCGTCGTCCAACTCCGCCAGGACAACAAGCTGGGTACGCTGTGGAACATGGTGGGCTTCCAGACCAAGCTCAAGCATGCCGAGCAGGTCCGCCTGTTCCGCACCATTCCCGGGCTCGAAAAGGCCGAATTCGCTCGCCTGGGCGGCCTGCACCGCAACACCTTCCTCAACTCGCCGGTCCTGCTCGACCGGCAGCTGCGGCTCAAGAGCGCGCCGCACGTTCGCTTTGCCGGGCAGATCACCGGATGCGAGGGCTATGTCGAAAGCGCCGCGGTCGGTCTGATGGCCGGCCTGATGACCGCTGCCGAACTGGGTGGGCTCGTGTGGCAGGGACCGCCGGCGACAACGGCGATGGGCGCGTTGCTCTCGCACATTACCGGCGACGCCGAGGCGGAAAGCTATCAGCCGATGAATGTGAATTTCGGCCTGTTCCCACCGCTTCACGAGGTCAAGAAGAAGCAGCGCAAGGAAGCCTATACCGAGCGGGCCAAGGAAGACATCGGCGCCTGGTTGCAAACGCTGGCCCCGGCGGCCTGA
- a CDS encoding TadE/TadG family type IV pilus assembly protein codes for MFRRIRCLMKSLLSARSGNAMMMVALGMPALIGAMGYGVDTAQWYMWQRELQHSVDQAAIGGAWALAYSDDADYKTRAKQEFNANQKITASFASAPTISLANFDGGTANSVLVTATATKKLPFTGLLLNQSATVMARAQARFKEGSKFHACLITLKQDGTTFQIGGNAHVIANCGLGALSCSDDAITIDGSATVETTSIAACGTVDVPESLQGTVTENASGLTDVYSDIPIPEPDSGTADQTKKKYCEGNGNKAIANLFPGKYVGGYTAKCATTFNSGIYFIDGGTLDLSTNATVVGKNVLFVLRKGAQIKLGGEGATGSITLTPMQAADFQSTPYAADADRLSQMLFMEDKTDETEPASHQINGNTNLNIEGVLYLPNGDVQINGDSGTTSKLCFQISAYTLDIRGSAYLRTLCDYDDSSLLGTSTPIVRLVA; via the coding sequence ATGTTCCGACGGATCCGCTGCCTGATGAAAAGCCTGCTCTCCGCAAGGAGCGGCAACGCCATGATGATGGTGGCGCTCGGCATGCCCGCCCTCATCGGAGCCATGGGCTATGGCGTCGACACAGCCCAATGGTACATGTGGCAGCGCGAGTTGCAACACTCGGTCGACCAGGCCGCAATCGGCGGCGCATGGGCGCTGGCCTACAGCGACGATGCCGATTACAAAACGCGCGCCAAGCAGGAATTCAACGCCAATCAGAAGATCACCGCCTCCTTCGCGAGCGCTCCGACGATCAGCCTGGCGAACTTCGATGGCGGCACGGCGAACAGCGTTCTGGTAACGGCCACGGCGACGAAGAAGCTGCCTTTCACCGGCTTGCTGCTCAACCAGTCGGCCACCGTGATGGCGCGCGCGCAGGCCCGCTTCAAGGAAGGTAGCAAGTTCCATGCCTGCCTGATCACCCTCAAGCAGGACGGCACCACATTCCAGATCGGCGGTAACGCACACGTCATTGCCAATTGCGGCTTGGGCGCCCTTTCATGCAGCGACGATGCCATCACCATCGACGGTAGTGCCACTGTGGAGACCACCTCGATTGCCGCATGCGGTACAGTGGACGTCCCCGAGAGCCTGCAAGGAACGGTCACAGAAAATGCTTCTGGCCTCACCGACGTCTATTCCGACATTCCGATCCCGGAGCCGGATTCCGGCACTGCGGACCAGACCAAGAAAAAGTACTGCGAGGGTAACGGGAACAAGGCGATCGCCAATCTTTTTCCCGGCAAATATGTCGGCGGCTATACCGCCAAGTGCGCCACGACTTTCAACTCGGGCATCTATTTCATCGATGGCGGCACCTTGGACCTGTCCACCAACGCAACGGTCGTGGGAAAGAACGTTCTGTTCGTGCTGCGCAAAGGCGCGCAGATCAAGCTGGGCGGCGAAGGGGCGACGGGCTCGATAACGCTGACGCCGATGCAGGCTGCCGACTTCCAGAGCACACCTTATGCGGCCGATGCGGATCGCCTTTCGCAGATGCTGTTCATGGAGGACAAGACCGATGAGACCGAGCCTGCCTCGCACCAGATCAACGGCAACACCAATCTGAACATCGAGGGCGTGCTCTACCTTCCCAACGGTGACGTCCAGATCAACGGCGACTCCGGCACCACCAGCAAGCTGTGCTTCCAGATCTCGGCCTATACGCTCGACATTCGCGGCAGCGCCTACCTGCGCACCTTGTGCGACTACGACGACAGCTCGCTGCTCGGCACCTCCACTCCCATCGTGAGGCTCGTGGCATGA
- a CDS encoding TadE/TadG family type IV pilus assembly protein: protein MGSFFSQRRLARFHRDERGGVLVEFALLAPLFFTLLIGVLQIGMQIQNWNAIRNLASDGARFAVVEYQRGHASQADLISTWMRSRGVGSRYNLNTDRLGITVTSQTSRIADALEMQISVTYDAPDYLAFVPGNLLQITYKRPVFLLKDS, encoded by the coding sequence ATGGGCAGCTTCTTCTCGCAGCGGCGCCTTGCGCGCTTCCACCGGGACGAACGCGGCGGTGTTCTCGTCGAGTTCGCCCTGCTCGCGCCGCTCTTCTTCACGCTGCTGATCGGCGTCCTCCAGATCGGGATGCAGATCCAGAACTGGAACGCAATCCGCAACCTCGCCTCGGATGGCGCGCGATTTGCTGTGGTCGAGTATCAGCGAGGCCATGCCAGCCAGGCCGACCTGATTTCAACCTGGATGCGCTCGCGCGGGGTCGGTTCACGGTACAATCTCAATACCGACCGACTGGGCATTACCGTCACGTCGCAGACGAGCCGGATCGCCGATGCCCTCGAGATGCAGATCAGTGTCACTTACGATGCGCCGGACTACCTGGCCTTCGTCCCGGGCAACCTGCTGCAAATCACGTACAAGCGGCCGGTTTTCCTGCTCAAGGACAGCTGA
- a CDS encoding septum formation initiator family protein: MRPEPNIAKERLVQGLSLAVLLLMGAFVIAGPSGLIAWGENQRLLEQRHADLAALKLERARIQNRVELLDPKHVDPDLAGELLRGNLNVARSDEMVMLIP; this comes from the coding sequence ATGCGCCCGGAACCCAACATTGCGAAAGAGCGACTCGTGCAGGGCCTGTCCCTTGCGGTTCTTCTGCTCATGGGCGCATTCGTTATCGCCGGTCCGAGCGGGCTTATCGCCTGGGGCGAAAACCAGCGCTTGCTCGAACAGCGCCATGCCGATCTTGCCGCACTCAAGCTCGAGCGCGCGCGAATCCAGAATCGCGTCGAGCTGCTCGATCCCAAGCACGTGGATCCGGACCTTGCCGGCGAATTGCTGCGCGGCAATCTCAACGTCGCACGTTCCGACGAAATGGTGATGCTCATCCCCTGA
- a CDS encoding ABC transporter permease encodes MQSVIAYIAQIAFLCRKEVLAILKDPANRIILLAPAFFQTMLFGYGATFDLTNVSYALLDQSRGAAAREFVTRLDGTGVFEREATLASADQIASVIDPGKVLLAITIPADFDQRLARGEAATIQVILDGRNSSTAATAAGYLNAIAQRFNAAHGAAPAITIERRAWFNPNLNSRWQIMPAMIATLSMLQTLLLAALSVAREREQGTFDQLLVTPLSPLQILVGKALPSILVGIAQSTIVLMIVLFWFRIPMSGSPWLLYLGLLSFTGAAVGIGMSLSALALNMQQAMLYSFLVIMPLTMLSGLLTPIRNMPEGLQLATYVNPLRFGVDLVRRVYLEGAGLADVAMDFIPLVLVASVTLPLAAWLFRHRLA; translated from the coding sequence ATGCAATCCGTGATCGCCTATATCGCCCAGATCGCCTTTCTTTGCCGCAAGGAAGTGTTGGCGATCCTCAAGGACCCGGCCAACCGGATCATCCTGCTGGCCCCGGCGTTCTTCCAGACGATGCTCTTCGGATATGGGGCGACCTTCGACCTGACGAATGTATCCTATGCCTTGCTCGACCAGAGCAGGGGCGCGGCCGCCCGAGAGTTCGTGACCCGGCTTGACGGAACCGGCGTGTTCGAACGCGAAGCGACGCTTGCTTCGGCCGACCAGATCGCCTCGGTCATCGATCCGGGCAAGGTGCTACTGGCCATCACCATCCCGGCGGATTTCGACCAGAGACTGGCACGGGGCGAGGCGGCGACGATCCAGGTGATCCTCGATGGCCGCAATTCCTCAACAGCGGCGACGGCGGCGGGCTACCTCAATGCCATTGCGCAGCGTTTCAATGCAGCGCACGGGGCGGCTCCTGCGATCACGATTGAGCGGCGGGCGTGGTTCAATCCCAACCTCAATTCGCGGTGGCAGATCATGCCGGCAATGATCGCGACGCTCAGTATGCTGCAGACACTGCTGCTCGCGGCCCTGTCCGTTGCGCGCGAACGCGAGCAGGGGACGTTCGATCAATTGCTGGTCACGCCGCTTTCGCCGCTGCAGATCCTGGTCGGCAAGGCCCTGCCTTCGATCCTTGTCGGGATCGCGCAGTCGACGATCGTGCTGATGATCGTCCTGTTCTGGTTTCGGATACCGATGAGCGGTTCGCCCTGGCTTCTCTATCTCGGCCTGCTCAGCTTCACCGGTGCCGCGGTGGGCATCGGCATGTCGCTCTCGGCCTTGGCCCTGAACATGCAGCAGGCCATGCTCTACTCGTTCCTCGTCATCATGCCGCTGACCATGCTTTCCGGTCTGCTGACCCCGATCCGCAACATGCCGGAGGGCCTGCAGCTGGCCACATACGTCAATCCGCTGCGTTTCGGCGTGGATCTGGTTCGGCGCGTCTATCTCGAAGGCGCAGGGCTGGCCGATGTCGCTATGGATTTCATTCCCCTCGTGCTGGTGGCAAGCGTGACGCTGCCGCTGGCTGCCTGGCTGTTTCGCCACCGCCTCGCCTGA